In Choloepus didactylus isolate mChoDid1 chromosome 18, mChoDid1.pri, whole genome shotgun sequence, a single genomic region encodes these proteins:
- the LOC119514695 gene encoding THAP domain-containing protein 1-like, with translation MSRAGVLVGNRRSEARAPVFRTLPFRAFEKPARAVMLAPGLVVARSGPASDARRPLEFLCKNWEAAVRRKNFKPTKYSSICSEHFTPDCFKRECNNKLLKENAVPTIFLCTEPHDKKEDLLEPQEQLPPAPLTPPVSQVDAAIGLLMPPLQTPDNLSVFCDHNYTVEDTMHQRRRIHQLEQQVEKLRKKLKTAQQRCRRQERQLEKLKEVVHFQKEKDDMSERGYVILPNDYFEIVEVPA, from the exons ATGTCCCGGGCGGGGGTCCTGGTGGGGAACCGTCGCTCCGAGGCCCGCGCCCCGGTTTTCCGGACTTTGCCGTTTCGTGCGTTCGAGAAGCCGGCCCGGGCTGTGATGCTCGCTCCCGGACTCGTGGTGGCGAGATCTGGGCCCGCGAGCGATGCCAGGAGGCCCCTCGAGTT TCTCTGTAAAAACTGGGAGGCAGCTGTGAGAAGAAAAAACTTTAAACCCACCAAGTATAGCAGTATTTGTTCAGAGCACTTTACTCCAGACTGCTTTAAGAGGGAGTGCAACAacaagttactgaaagagaacgCTGTACCCACAATATTTCTTTGCACTGAACCACATGACAAGAAGGAAGATCTTCTGGAGCCACAAGAACAGCTCCCCCCAGCTCCCCTAACACCTCCGGTTTCCCAGGTTGATGCTGCTATTGGATTACTAATGCCTCCTCTTCAGACCCCTGATAATCTCTCCGTTTTCTGTGACCACAACTATACTGTGGAGGATACCATGCACCAAAGGAGAAGGATTCATCAGCTAGAACAACAAGTGGAAAAACTCAGAAAGAAACTCAAGACTGCACAGCAACGATGCAGAAGACAAGAACGACAGCTTGAAAAATTAAAGGAGGTTGTCCatttccagaaagagaaagatgaCATGTCAGAGAGAGGTTATGTGATTCTACCAAACGACTACTTTGAAATAGTGGAAGTACcagcataa